In the Desulfosporosinus acidiphilus SJ4 genome, GTGAAAAGAACTCCTGTCGAATGTATGGTACTTCATGGGCATGTCCACCGGCAACCGGCAGTATCGAAGACGGCAAAAAGCAATGCCTAGGATATAAGCATGTTCTAATTTTTACAACAGCGACTCAGCTAAAAAAGAAGTATGACATGGCTGGTTGGCGAGAAGCAAGAATTGCACACGAGGCAGTTACTGAAAAAGTTGCGGAGATTTTTCGTAAGGAATTCAGCAATCCAATAATTCTTTCCACAGAAGGTTGTACTATCTGTCCAAAATGTACTTATCCGGAGAATCCCTGCCGCTTTCCGAAGCGTATGTTCCCGGCAACTGAGAGCTATGGCATCCTAGTGATGAAACTGGCCCCCTCAGTGGGCATTCGTTACAACAATGGACCCGACTCAGTAACTTATTTTAGTATGATATTTTTTTCTGAATAGGGCCTTACTACAAGTGTATTTGGGTCTAAAGTGCAATGCAACCCTAAAGCAACATTATTTAGGAACAGAGCCTATTAACGTTTTTTACCGTTTTCTTTATTACTTCGCATTGTTCTTATTTTACGACGTATTATGTGAATATAAAAGCTTACCGGACCCTGAGTTGCCAAAAGGCCACGGCGCTGGCTGCAGCAACGTTCAGAGAGTCTACGTTATGGGACATGGGGATGCACGCGGTGTAATCGCAGTCAGCAATCGTGCAGGGCGCCAGTCCATTACCTTCTGAACCCAATACGATAGCAAGCTTTTCCTCTGCCATAAGCTGCGGATCGTCTATGCTGACAGCGTTATCATTTAAAGCCATGGCAACGGTCTTAAAACCCAGCTTGCGCAGACTCTTCATGCCCTGCTGCGGCCACTGCGAGGGCTCGCTGCCAATACGGGCCCATGGCACTTGGAAGATGGTACCCATGCTCACCCTCACCGCACGCCGGCACAGTGGGTCACAGCATGAGGGGGTAAGCAACACGGTATCGATGCCTAGCGCCGCAGCCGAGCGAAAAATGGCACCGACGTTGGTAGAGTCCGCAATACCTTCAAGCACAGCCACTCGACTTGCACCGGCACACGCCTCCTCAACGCTGGGTAGATGAGGACGCCGCATGGCACACAGCACACCGCGGGTCAGCTGAAAGCCAGTCAGCCCTGCTAGCATGTTGCTATCGGCAGTATAGACGGGGACATCTCCGCAGCGGGTGATTATACCGTGCGCCTGCCCTGCAATGTATTTGCGCTCCATCAAAAGTGAAATAGGTTCGCATCCAGCGTCGAGGGCAAGTCCAATTACCTTGGTACTCTCCGCAATAAAGATGCCCATCTCCGGCTCCAACCGGTTGCGCAGCTGCGTTTCCGTCAGGCGAGCAAAGACATCCAAATTGGACGATGAAAAATCGCTTATCTCAATGATATTTGACATCTTATCTCCTTTTATGTTCGAGGTTAGTGGTAACATATCAACCTTGTTTTTTTTGCAACATAAAATCCTTTTTTACCGTAAGTAAGAATTACACCACCATCAATATACTATAATATTAACTACACTATATTGCTTATAAGACACATCTTTCTACACTAGATAGGTAACCCCAAAGCGTGTGTTTCTACATGCACAGTGGCTCCAGCATGGTTTAATCAATTCTTGTAAGCATTGACTGCCGCGAGAAAACAATATTTTATTAAGAAATTTTGGTAAAAGCAATAGCCTACCATATAACATCATAACCAACATCCCATCTGTTATCTTTTAATGTACTAAATATAATTTCATATTCCTTATGTCAACTGTATATTCCTGCCATAATTTACTTCAACTTTAGATAAATTCCAGGGTTGTTTACCAAAAAACGTTCTGGCTAAGCTACTATACCAGTAACCTCTGCAGATACATCTTATCAATCGAAATTAGTCAAATCCCTTTTGAAGAAATTGCAAGAAGATTTAACTACAGTTCCAAAATAATACCATTAAACATTATCGACATTCGAACCTTTTTGTCCTTGCTTTCGCTAATTCTTGTTCGGACACTTTGAGAGGGCGCGGAAAATGAATAATACTTACTTTGAAACACTAGGAAAATATTTGTCTCGCATACCTGGCATAACTGGAACAGTAGGGTACGGCCTCTTTGATGATGGATGGTGGGTAAAATTTATATAGACATAGACCATCCACTTTCATGGCATGTAGTCCAGGAATTAGGCTATGTATTGAATTATATTTCTATCAGTGAACCATTACCTACTATTTTTAAGCCCGTTTCTCCTCCACCATATATGAATGGAGGACCTAAAGACTTTTTAGCATGGGTTATTGAATGCAGAGAAAAAGACTTCACACCAGACATTTGCTTGAAGTGGCTTGAGGGGCGTTTGCCCCGGCCCGTTGATGAAATTTCCCAGTGGAACAACGATTAAATAGATGAGAAAAAACCAGGGCTTAAATTAACAACCAACGTCTAATTGTTCTTAAACTCTTCAGTGAAGATGCCGTCCCTCCGCTGACTCAGGAAAGAAAAAGATACTTGAAGAAATGAAAAAAGTTTTTGTAGAAATTCCTTACGGAGTTGACCACACTCTGAAGGTATTACAAAATACGGAAGAAATAATCACAATTGTCGCATTTCTACATGATATAGGGGCAGTCAAAGCCCAAAAAAAAGTCCAGGTCTATTAATGGCAAATATCAAGAAAAAGAGGGGCCAGTGGTGGCACAAGAGATACTGCAAAAAGTAATAGCTTTACAAAGGTAGTAAGGCGACTTACTATATAGTAAGGTGGCTAACAAAAGGAGGATATTATTTGGAAGGATTTAGATTTAGTTTAAGGGACCTACCGCAACGGGATATATTAGATAAATTTTCAAAACGTTTTCCAAATCTAAATAAAGAATCAGTTGAGAGCTGCATTGCTTTATTAAGAACTGCTTCTGACATATCTAAACTTTTTGAGAGTAACTTTGCAAAACATGGTTTGTCCGAAGGTAGATTTACAATTTTAATGCTTTTGTATCGTCAGGACAATCATTTGCTGTCTCCCGCATCGCTGAGTCAGAAGGCTGAAGTTACCAGAGCAACCATGACAGGACTTATTAGTGGTCTTGAAACTCAAGGTTTCATAGAAAAAGTCCCTAATCCTAATGACCAGAGAGGTTATTTAGTTCATCTTTGTCAAAAGGGATTAGATTTATTGAATGAAATTCTGCCCAATCATTATATGTTGAACGCTTCGATTATGTCTGGACTAGAACAAAGTCAGTTAAACGAGTTAATGTCTTTATTAAATGCCTTAAGATTAAATTTACCAAATACAATTCAGGGGGAATGATTAAATGTCAATTGACCAAAATCTTGATGAGATCATTAAAGCTCGCCGTTCTATTCGTCTGTTTACTTCTGAGATGCCTACTAAAGAGGACATTAAAGCCATTATACAAGCTGGAGTTTTAGCTCCCTTTGCAGGTTTAGCAAATACAGGTAAGGATGGACGCAAATTTATTGTTGTTTCCAGAAACAATCCACTTATTAACCAATTATCAAGCGTAGTAAAGAATCGGGCTGGTGTCTTTGCCGAACAATTTAATGCCCAAACAAATTCAAATCCAATACTCCGGGCTCAGGGACAGGGATTCTTAAAACGTTTGGAAATGACTGCTCAGCAAGGACCTTTAGGTATTGGAAGTGCACCATATTATATAGTGGTCGCAGAAAAAAGAGGAATACCCGATGTACAACACAAATCACTTGCCCATTGCATGGAAAATATGTGGTTAAAAGCAACGGCATTAGGGTTAGGTTTTCATTTAGTTACAATCACTACCCAAATGGAGCAAGATAATGAGTTTTGTAATCTACTTAGTCTCCCGTTTGGAGAGTACAGATTAGACGGATGTGCAATTGGATTTCCAGCACAAAATCCTCCCCAACCAATACGTTCCAGCATAGATGACGTGACCACCTGGTTTCTGTAAGAATCTTTTTCTGATATAACTTTTTCGGAATGGACTCAAACTGAAAGTTTTGTTGGATAATAGCGGTAAGCCCATCAATGGACTTTCGCCAGATTTTTGTGTAAAATCAATATTTGGAAAACTAAAATGGATTGAGTGATTTGAGATGGAAAATAAAGTGAAAATGGGTGGTCATCCGGGTGGACACCCAGGAATGAACGTTGACTACGATAAGAACCCTTTCATCGTAATCTGGGAAACTACTCGTGCATGTGGGCTTAAGTGCCAACACTGTCGTGCAGATGCGCAACCTGATCCGCATCCGGAGGAGTTAACGCACGAGCAAGGTATCGCGCTAATCGATGAAATCTACGAAAT is a window encoding:
- a CDS encoding DUF2284 domain-containing protein; the encoded protein is MDYTMQIEEIISGVKEALKIHEYAFINAEDVIFSQEVRGLCEKNSCRMYGTSWACPPATGSIEDGKKQCLGYKHVLIFTTATQLKKKYDMAGWREARIAHEAVTEKVAEIFRKEFSNPIILSTEGCTICPKCTYPENPCRFPKRMFPATESYGILVMKLAPSVGIRYNNGPDSVTYFSMIFFSE
- a CDS encoding MarR family winged helix-turn-helix transcriptional regulator, which gives rise to MEGFRFSLRDLPQRDILDKFSKRFPNLNKESVESCIALLRTASDISKLFESNFAKHGLSEGRFTILMLLYRQDNHLLSPASLSQKAEVTRATMTGLISGLETQGFIEKVPNPNDQRGYLVHLCQKGLDLLNEILPNHYMLNASIMSGLEQSQLNELMSLLNALRLNLPNTIQGE
- a CDS encoding TrmH family RNA methyltransferase, whose protein sequence is MSNIIEISDFSSSNLDVFARLTETQLRNRLEPEMGIFIAESTKVIGLALDAGCEPISLLMERKYIAGQAHGIITRCGDVPVYTADSNMLAGLTGFQLTRGVLCAMRRPHLPSVEEACAGASRVAVLEGIADSTNVGAIFRSAAALGIDTVLLTPSCCDPLCRRAVRVSMGTIFQVPWARIGSEPSQWPQQGMKSLRKLGFKTVAMALNDNAVSIDDPQLMAEEKLAIVLGSEGNGLAPCTIADCDYTACIPMSHNVDSLNVAAASAVAFWQLRVR
- a CDS encoding nitroreductase family protein encodes the protein MSIDQNLDEIIKARRSIRLFTSEMPTKEDIKAIIQAGVLAPFAGLANTGKDGRKFIVVSRNNPLINQLSSVVKNRAGVFAEQFNAQTNSNPILRAQGQGFLKRLEMTAQQGPLGIGSAPYYIVVAEKRGIPDVQHKSLAHCMENMWLKATALGLGFHLVTITTQMEQDNEFCNLLSLPFGEYRLDGCAIGFPAQNPPQPIRSSIDDVTTWFL